CGGAAGCGGTGAACCATCTGTATCATTTTTGCGAGGGGACCGGAGCTGACGTAAATCGCGGCCATGGCCAGCAGCATCTCTTCCGAATAAAAGATGATCAGGCCGATCATCATAGCGATTACAAACAGGGCCAGGCTCGGCTTCGCCTTCTTCACGTCAAATTCTTTGAAGCTGGAATACCGGACGGTGCTGATCATCAGGAATGCCAGCGCGAGTATCAGTATCCCCCACCACAATGCGGCAGCGCCGTTCATCAGAGCCGGTGTTTTGAAAAAGTGCACAACGGCCGCAATCATTCCCGCTGCTGCCGGGATTGGCAGACCGACGAAACTCCGTTTGCTGGTCTCCGTGGGCTTGCCGGTTTGAACATTGAACCTGGCAAGACGCAGCGCACCGCAAACCACAAACGCAAACGTGGCGAGAAACCCAAGGTGGTCGTGCATGGCAACTGCGTTTTCGTAGCCGGCGCTGGCGCCGAAACCCCATCGGAAGGCGAGAATGGCCGGAGCGGTTCCGAATGTGACGACATCGGCAATCGAGTCCAGCTGAACACCAAACTCACTGGCGGTTTTCGTCAGGCGGGCGATCCTGCCATCCAGTCCGTCGAGAATATATCCGATACCGATCAGGATGGCCGCGGTATCCCAGTCACCATGAAGAGTGGAAATGATCGAATAGTAGCCGCAAAAAATATTACCGATCGTAAAGAGGCTGGGCACTATCGAAAGACTGCGCTGGATGCGCGCCTGATTCTTGATTTTGCGTGGCCGTCTTACCACTCTACTTCGCTCCGCTTATCTTGATAATCCCGATCGGCGTCGAGCCGCCACGGACGCGCGCACCGCGTTCCACTGTCGCTTCAGCCCCCGCGGGAAAAAGCACATCGACCCGGGACCCGAACCGGATGAGCCCGATGAGCTCCCCTTTCCCGACCGTGTCTCCTACCTTCTTCCAGCATACAATGCGCCGGGCCACTAATCCTGCAATCTGTGTAAAAACAAGCTTCAGATCGCCCTGGGCGACCATGATGATATTGCGTTCGTTTTCGACGCTGGCTGTCTGGTCAAAAGCGAACTTGAACTTGCCTTTTTTGTAGTCGATGGCCTCGATGCGCCCTGCCATGGGACTCCGGTTCACGTGCACATTGAAGATCGACAGGAAAATACTGAGTTTCGTTACGTTTCCGACCCTCTCCACCTTGACCACGCGGCCGTCGGCCGGTGAAACGATAACTCGTGGATCCTCCGGAATTTG
This region of Terriglobia bacterium genomic DNA includes:
- a CDS encoding phosphatidylserine decarboxylase, producing MIVKDAYRFLLPLLAGAAAAYAFGLYPLVIFVILLAGFVAFFFRNPNRQIPEDPRVIVSPADGRVVKVERVGNVTKLSIFLSIFNVHVNRSPMAGRIEAIDYKKGKFKFAFDQTASVENERNIIMVAQGDLKLVFTQIAGLVARRIVCWKKVGDTVGKGELIGLIRFGSRVDVLFPAGAEATVERGARVRGGSTPIGIIKISGAK
- the pssA gene encoding CDP-diacylglycerol--serine O-phosphatidyltransferase, yielding MVRRPRKIKNQARIQRSLSIVPSLFTIGNIFCGYYSIISTLHGDWDTAAILIGIGYILDGLDGRIARLTKTASEFGVQLDSIADVVTFGTAPAILAFRWGFGASAGYENAVAMHDHLGFLATFAFVVCGALRLARFNVQTGKPTETSKRSFVGLPIPAAAGMIAAVVHFFKTPALMNGAAALWWGILILALAFLMISTVRYSSFKEFDVKKAKPSLALFVIAMMIGLIIFYSEEMLLAMAAIYVSSGPLAKMIQMVHRFRPANVTPSEPAHGNIKN